The following proteins are co-located in the Streptomyces sp. NBC_01198 genome:
- a CDS encoding DUF1003 domain-containing protein, whose protein sequence is MAAEDRDRTASNRHPAGATAAPRSRARLDQPRGSRRRWLPDYDPEAFGQFSERIARFLGTGRFIVWMTITIIVWVLWNIFAPRAAQFDHYPFIFLTLVLSLQASYAAPLILLAQNRQDDRDRVNLEQDRKQNERSIADTEYLTREVAALRVNLGEVATRDWIRSELQDLLKEIDGRSAHPRGDECDGRGR, encoded by the coding sequence ATGGCCGCTGAGGACCGCGACCGCACGGCGTCGAACCGGCACCCCGCGGGCGCCACCGCCGCGCCCAGGTCCCGTGCGCGGCTCGACCAGCCGCGCGGGTCCCGCCGCAGGTGGCTGCCGGACTACGACCCGGAGGCCTTCGGCCAGTTCTCCGAGCGCATCGCCCGCTTCCTCGGCACCGGGCGCTTCATCGTCTGGATGACGATCACCATCATCGTCTGGGTGCTGTGGAACATCTTCGCCCCGCGGGCGGCGCAGTTCGACCACTACCCGTTCATCTTCCTGACCCTGGTGCTCTCGCTCCAGGCCTCCTACGCGGCCCCGCTGATCCTGCTGGCGCAGAACCGGCAGGACGACAGGGACCGGGTCAACCTCGAACAGGACCGCAAGCAGAACGAGCGCAGCATCGCCGACACCGAGTATCTGACCCGGGAGGTCGCGGCCCTACGGGTGAACCTCGGCGAGGTCGCCACCCGCGACTGGATCAGGTCGGAGCTCCAGGACCTGCTCAAGGAGATCGACGGGCGCTCCGCGCACCCCCGTGGTGACGAATGCGACGGCCGGGGCCGCTGA
- a CDS encoding DMT family transporter, whose product MGARPYTCPHPRSAVTAPQSTSAALPAPGVPGDDQPPGGAVASRGTDLTLLAVAIAGVSMSAPLIASTTAPALAIAFWRNAMAVGVLSPVALWRHRDEMRRMGRRSLTLSVCAGVVLALHFGLWLPSLTMTSVATSTALVTTTPIWTTLILRLRGHRPPGLVWGGTALAVAGVLILTGIDMSTDTRALAGDALALAAGLAAAGYMLLGAEVRRTATTTAYTYVCYSTTAVVLLGACLVSGSALGGYDGRSWLKIAALTVVAQLLGHSLLNRVVRGLGPSTTSTAILLETPGAALIAALWLGQTPPAAAYPALGVILAGLALVILADRRKRA is encoded by the coding sequence ATGGGCGCCCGCCCGTACACCTGTCCGCACCCCAGGAGCGCCGTGACCGCCCCGCAGAGCACCTCCGCCGCGCTCCCGGCCCCGGGCGTCCCCGGCGACGACCAGCCGCCCGGCGGCGCGGTCGCCTCCCGGGGGACCGACCTCACGCTGCTCGCCGTCGCCATAGCGGGCGTGTCGATGTCGGCGCCGCTGATCGCCTCGACCACCGCCCCCGCGCTGGCCATCGCCTTCTGGCGCAACGCCATGGCCGTCGGGGTGCTCAGCCCCGTCGCCCTGTGGCGGCACCGCGACGAGATGCGGCGGATGGGCCGCAGGTCGCTCACCTTGTCGGTGTGCGCGGGCGTGGTGCTCGCGCTGCACTTCGGGCTGTGGCTGCCCAGCCTCACCATGACCTCGGTCGCCACCTCGACCGCGCTGGTCACCACCACCCCGATCTGGACCACCCTGATCCTGCGGCTGCGCGGCCACCGCCCGCCCGGCCTGGTGTGGGGCGGCACCGCGCTCGCGGTGGCCGGCGTGCTGATCCTCACCGGCATCGACATGTCCACCGACACCCGCGCGCTGGCCGGCGACGCCCTGGCGCTGGCAGCGGGCCTGGCGGCGGCCGGCTACATGCTGCTGGGCGCGGAGGTACGGCGTACGGCGACCACGACCGCGTACACCTACGTCTGCTACTCGACCACCGCCGTGGTGCTGCTCGGCGCCTGCCTGGTGTCCGGCTCGGCGCTCGGCGGCTACGACGGGCGCAGCTGGCTGAAGATCGCCGCGCTGACCGTGGTCGCCCAGCTGCTCGGGCACTCGCTGCTCAACCGGGTCGTACGCGGCCTCGGCCCGTCCACCACCTCGACCGCGATCCTTCTTGAGACCCCGGGCGCGGCGCTGATCGCCGCCCTGTGGCTGGGCCAGACCCCGCCGGCCGCCGCGTATCCGGCGCTCGGCGTGATCCTCGCGGGCCTGGCCCTGGTGATCCTCGCCGACCGCAGGAAGCGCGC
- a CDS encoding magnesium transporter MgtE N-terminal domain-containing protein, translating into MVAGAPRVFVSHLSGVAVFDANGDQVGRVRDVVAMLRVGGRPPRVLGLVVEVVSRRRIFLPMTRVTGVESGQVITTGVLNMRRFEQRPTETLVLGELLDRRLRWLPHGGGATESTVAEDAGEEVTVLDVSMVQLPARRGWEIDKVFIRRGNGGALRRKGETLTVDWSSVTGFRLAEDGQGAENLVATFERLRPADLANVLHHLSPKRRGEVAAALDDDRLADVLEELPDDDQVEILSKLKKERAADVLEAMDPDDAADLLAELPAEEQERLLTLMQPQDAAGVRRLLSYEERTAGGLMTTEPIVLRPDATVADALARIRNPDLSPALAAQIYVCRPPDETPTGKYLGLVHFQRLLRDPPFTLLGSIVDTDLQPLTPNTALPSVTSFLATYNMISAPVVDERGSLVGAVTVDDVLDHLLPEDWRETELYGEEHVRHVTETADGR; encoded by the coding sequence ATGGTCGCAGGCGCCCCCCGGGTCTTCGTGTCGCACCTGTCGGGTGTCGCGGTCTTCGACGCCAACGGCGACCAGGTGGGACGGGTCCGCGACGTCGTGGCGATGCTGCGGGTCGGCGGCCGGCCGCCGCGGGTGCTCGGCCTGGTGGTCGAGGTGGTGAGCAGGCGCCGGATCTTCCTGCCGATGACCCGGGTGACGGGGGTGGAGTCCGGGCAGGTGATCACCACCGGCGTGCTGAACATGCGCCGCTTCGAGCAGCGCCCGACGGAGACCCTGGTGCTCGGCGAACTGCTCGACCGCAGGCTGCGCTGGCTGCCGCACGGCGGCGGCGCCACCGAGAGCACCGTGGCGGAGGACGCCGGCGAGGAGGTCACCGTGCTCGACGTGTCGATGGTGCAGCTGCCGGCCCGCCGCGGCTGGGAGATCGACAAGGTCTTCATCCGGCGCGGCAACGGCGGCGCGCTCCGCCGCAAGGGCGAGACGCTGACCGTCGACTGGTCCTCGGTCACCGGCTTCCGGCTGGCCGAGGACGGCCAGGGCGCGGAGAACCTGGTGGCGACCTTCGAGCGGCTGCGCCCCGCCGACCTGGCGAACGTCCTGCACCACCTGTCCCCCAAGCGCCGTGGCGAGGTCGCCGCCGCCCTGGACGACGACCGGCTGGCCGACGTCCTGGAGGAGCTGCCCGACGACGACCAGGTCGAGATCCTCAGCAAGCTCAAGAAGGAGCGGGCCGCCGACGTCCTGGAGGCGATGGACCCCGACGACGCCGCCGACCTGCTGGCCGAGCTGCCCGCCGAGGAGCAGGAGCGGCTGCTCACCTTGATGCAGCCGCAGGACGCGGCGGGCGTGCGGCGGCTGCTGTCCTACGAGGAGCGCACGGCCGGCGGTCTGATGACGACCGAGCCGATCGTGCTGCGCCCCGACGCGACCGTCGCCGACGCGCTGGCCAGGATCCGCAACCCCGACCTGTCGCCCGCGCTGGCCGCGCAGATCTACGTGTGCCGGCCCCCCGACGAGACACCGACCGGAAAGTACCTGGGCCTGGTGCACTTCCAGCGGCTGCTGCGCGACCCGCCGTTCACGCTGCTCGGCTCGATCGTGGACACCGACCTGCAGCCGCTGACCCCGAACACCGCGCTGCCCTCGGTGACCAGCTTCCTGGCCACGTACAACATGATCTCGGCGCCGGTCGTCGACGAGCGGGGGTCGCTGGTCGGCGCGGTCACCGTGGACGACGTGCTCGACCACCTGCTGCCCGAGGACTGGCGGGAGACCGAGCTGTACGGCGAGGAGCACGTCCGGCACGTGACGGAGACCGCCGATGGCCGCTGA